One Ciconia boyciana chromosome 16, ASM3463844v1, whole genome shotgun sequence genomic window, gggggctgggggaaagggggCGGGCCCTAACTGTCATTTCGGGGGTGGGGTACCCTGAAACTGCCTTTGGAGGGGTCAGGGAGCCTCGAAACTGGTTTTTAGGGGGTGGGGGCCTCAAGACAGCtcttttgggggtggggggccctAAAAGTGcttgggggtggtggggtgccCAGAAACTGCCTTTGGGGGCCGGGGAGCCTTGAAACTGTTTTTAGGGGGGTGGGGGCCTCAAAACAGCCTTTTGGGGGGTGAAGAGGGCTTGAAGCATCCTTTTAGGGTGGGGGCCCCAAAATTGtgcttttgggggtggggaggccttaaaactgtttttgggggtggggtaCCCTGAAACTGCCTTTAGGGGGTTGGGGAGCCTCAAAACTGGTTTTTAGGGGGTGGGGGcctcaaaacagcttttcttggGGGTGAGGGGGCTCGAAGCATCGTTTTGGggtggggaccccaaaactgtGCTTTTGGGGGGGGCCTTCCAACTGCttttgggggtgtggggtgccCGGAAACTGCCTTTGGGGGTTGGGGAGCCCCAAAACTGCCGGGGGCTCAAACCCAGCGTTTTAGGGCGCAGGGGGGGCTCCAACCTCCCCTTTTGAGGGTGGGGGCCTCGAAACCGCCATTTTGGGGGTGGAGGAGCCTTGAAGCTGATTTTTAGGGAGTGCGGGGGCTGAAACAGcttttggggggcttggggagcCTTGAAACTGCACTTTTGGGGGCGGGGGCCCAAGCCGCCATTTTAGGGGGCGGGAGCCTTCAAAATCATGGTTgtgggggaggcgggggggctCGAAACCGCCATTTCGGGGGGATGGGGAGCCttgaagctgctttttttttttaagaggggCCCCCGAAACCGCTTTTTCGGGGAGGAGCctgaccccccccgccccccccagaCGTCTTCCACTGGTCGTGCCtggcggggcgggcccgggcgCTGCCCCCCGCACGGCCCCCGCCGGCCACCGCTGCCCCACGTGCGgggcccctcttcccccaaCCTGGAGGGCCCGGTCGCCGCCGCCCTGCGCGCCCGCCTGGCCTCCGCCCCTGGGCCCGCCCCGGCCTCGGCCTGCCCTTGGTGAGCACCCCGAAACCCGcccagccccccggcacccccaaaatccccggcaccccaaaaccacccccggcacccctgaacccccggcacccccaaaatcccccagcgccccaaaaccaccccccggcacccctgaacccccggcaccccaaaatcccccgGCACCCCTGaacccccggcaccccaaaaccacccccggcacccctgaactcccccggcacccccaaactccctggcaccccaaaacaaccccatgccccccccagcacccctgacccccagggaccccaaacgCCCTCAGGCACCCACAgaccccccgggcaccccaaaaccctcttgttccccctgaaccccccagcacccccaaacccctcagccccccaaaccccccctgGacacccccatgcccccccccagcacccctgacccccagggaccccaaacccctctgggTACCCCAAAACCCTCTTGGCCCCCCTGAACCCCCcaagcaccccaaaaccccctggcCCCCTCAatccccccagctcccccaacccccaccccgggcacccctgagccccccagggacccccaaccctcccccgcccccccgcacTCACGCCCCACCCTGAGCACCCCCAACCCCACCCCAGGGgaccctcccccccagcccccctggaCTCCCCCATCCTCACGGGGGCCCCCCTTTAACGggggtcccccctccccgtgccccccagaTTGAGGACGCGGAGGCGACGCCGGACCCCGACCCCGCGGCGGAGGCGGGCGCTGGCAGCTGGGACGGCTTCGGCGGTgaggggggcaccccaaaaccccccgcacccccaacctcggggggaccctggggacccccagcacccccggcaccccctgaccccccccaaGGGAGCTCGGggattcccccccacccccgctaCCTCTGGGACCCCCAGTCTCtgtggggacccccaccccaagggggcaccccagccccccatttTCTGGGGgcccccaccctgacccccgtttctctccccacagcccctgtgaccccccgagcccccctcgagcccccccgccccacgccGTCGTCCACATGGGTGCCGAGACCCTCACCCTGCACTCGGGTAAgctcggggggctggggcaccccgctatggggctggggcaccctgctatggggctggggcaccctgctatggggctgggattctgctatggggctggggcaccccaTTGTGGGGCTGGGATCCcctgctatggggctggggcaccctGCTATGGGGCTGCGACtctgctatggggctggggcaccccaTTATAGGGCTGGGACCCCTGCTAGGGGGCGGGGACCCTGCTATGGGGCTGGGATtctgctatggggctggggcaccccattgtggggctgggaccccccgctatggggctggggcacTCTACTATGGGACTGGGATTCTTGTTATGGGGCCGGGATTcctgctatggggctggggcaaCCCCTTATGGGACTGGGATTCTTGTTATGGGGTTGGGGCACCCTGCTATGGGGCTGGGACTCTTTActatggggctggggcaccctGCTATGAGGCTGGGACCTCTTGTTAGAGGGTGGGGACCCCTCGCTATGGGGCTGGGACCCCAcgctatggggctggggcaaCCCCAGAAGCACTGGGACCCTGTTATGGGGCTGAGGGCTTCAGGGGGTCCCAGGACCctgttgggggctgggggtgttggggttgcccttgctgtggggctgggggggccagCTCCTCGCTATGGGGctgagggggatttggggggtccccagatctccgctgtggggctggggggtttggggggtccaCAGG contains:
- the LOC140660564 gene encoding zinc finger protein-like 1 — encoded protein: MGLCKCPKRKVTNLFCFEHRVNVCESCLVSGHHKCIVQSYLQWLQDSDYSPDCPLCDSPLAARETVRLVCYDVFHWSCLAGRARALPPARPPPATAAPRAGPLFPQPGGPGRRRPARPPGLRPWARPGLGLPLIEDAEATPDPDPAAEAGAGSWDGFGAPVTPRAPLEPPRPTPSS